GAAAGGTATATTATTAGTAGGGTACTAATGCGTGAGGGATAGAAGTGGAAAGCCCACAGCGAGGAACGAGCGAGGACTTGTAACGGATAGCCCGACCCTTAGGGGCACGCCCAACTCAAACAATAAATGGGAAAGCGTTTGAATATGCTTTACTTTTTGAATTTTATGAACGTTTAAAGACAATAACAAGTGTTTCAATTGCTGAAAATGAACCATTTCAAAATGCAAAAGGCTGTTTTGATAGTTTTATTGAAGATGAACAAGACACTTTTAGAATTACGGCAAGTGCGGCTATAAATTTCTTAATTGATATTGAGCCAAGATTGTCAAATGGTATTAGTAAAGAAGATATTTTAGTTCTTGAAATCGTGAGTGACCAGGCAGGACAAACAGGAGATGTTCGTGATGTACTTATAATTCGTTCTTTACAAAAATGGGAAATTGGAATTTCCGCCAAAAACAATCATAGAGCTGTAAAACATTCAAGATTATCGTTAAACATTGACTTTGGAGAGAAATGGTTAGGAGTTCCTTGCTCACAAAATTATTTTGATGAAATCAAGCCGATTTTTGATATGTTGGGGAATCTTAAAGCTTCAGACAAATCAACAAAATGGACTTCGATTGAGAATATGCATCAAGTCGTTTACATTCCAATTTTAAACGCTTTTCGAAAAGAACTCTTACGGCTTGACAAAGAAAACCCCAATATTGTTGCCGAGAACCTTGTTCAATATTTAATAGGAAATGAAGATTTTTACAAGGTAATCAAAGGAAATAAAAAAGTAGAAATTCAAGCCTACAATTTAAGCGGAACTTTGAATTTACAATTTGAGAACGTAAAGCCTAAAGCTAGAATACCTAAATTGAAATTACCATCAAGACTAATCGAAATAGTTTACCAAGACAATTCGACAACGACTTTATTGGTTTCGTTAAATGAAGGTTGGCAAATCTCGTTTAGAATTCATAATGCAAGTTCAAGAGTAGAACCGTCATTGAAATTTGATATAAATCTTGTAAGTGCACCTCATACATTATTCACAAATCACATTTTTATAGCATAATGCCAACGTAAAAAGCCATAAACATTGGCAAGTCGCACCAGCCGACACACAAGCCAAAACTTGCCAAAGAGTATGGCTTAGCCAACGCTGACAAACCTGAGCGAATAAGAAGTACGTGTGGTAACAGCGTGTATGTGGCAATAGCGGGTGAAGTGGTAAATCGAAGGTCTGTGCATTTAAGAAAATTTGTGCTAAACGGAAAGGAAATTGCTTCTAATCCGCTACTGCACATACACGCCAAACGTTAATCATAATCCAAGACCCGCTCTATAGCAAGCGTTTCGTGCTGACCGGTTCAGGCTATTTGATGAACATCAACGTTGGTCGCCCCGCCGCACAATCGCCAAGCCGTTATAAGGCAGAAGAAAGTTCGTGCTGGGTTCGCGAATATTTAAGAGAAAGATTCTGTCAGTCCTTTAGTACTTTACACAACACGCGTAAATCATTAATCGTATTAGTCAATACAACGTAGGTAGAGAAATTAAAACACCAAAAAGCGGTGATGTTAATGGAAACTGAATTCAACTGGTTGTATTTTTATTCTTTTCTGGTGTTCTGTGCTAATCGCATGGTTACTTGGCAGAAACGTACCCTCAGCACGAGATTATGAAGGGTGTAGTGAGTTATGGTCTGATGACTATTTCTGTGATTAGGATTGAATAAGCCAAGTGATGTTATGGAAAAAAAATGAGCGATGAATTAGCAATTCCCGGAACACGGATATTAAATGGTTTTTTCGGAACAGGCGAAGTTGCCGGCTTATCTGAAAACAAAGTATATATTCAATTTGACATTAAACGGAAGGCTACATTCACAGATCTAAGAATTGCTTTCAGAAAGGAGTTCGCATTTACAGATGTTGAACAAAAGCTGGCAGAAAGTCAATACACAGAGGTTCCGCTCGAAATCACAGACGATCGTAACATCCATAAACTATGGGAATATATAGACGATAACTCAGGTATAAGCAATAATTCAACTGGTAATTCTGAAAGCTTCATCAAAAACGAATTGGATTGGATATGCAACCTGCGAAGCACTAAGCCCATTTTACATCCGTGGCGTTATAGAAAATCAGACCAGTTGTTATGTGAACTCGTAAACAGAACCGTTTATTATTATAGTTCACACTATAAAATTGCGTTAAGAACTGAATATTCCTATGCAGATAAAAAGTTCAGGTTGAGACGTATAACTCCGGGTTTGGGCAAGGAATTGGAAGGGTTCTGTATTATGGGGACACCTTTGTACGGAATATCAAATAGCAGCAAGTCAGATGGTTTTTGGGTGATTAAGCATCATGGCGCCCCAATCACTGTTTTCGATCCCTTTTTTTCATATTCAAAATATATCTTAAAGCCCAACAAACCATTTCAATTTAAAATACTGGCCATAGCATTTGGCTGTTCCTATTCAGATTCCTCAAGTTTGATTGAGACGTACCTGGAAAAAGAGAACCACGAAATAAACACGTATTCTTTTTTGGGGAAGGTGAATGAGGTCAAAAACTATACGAGCAGTAATATTGCAGAAAAACGATATTGCCATTCATTTTTAGAAATCAAAAACACAGGATTTGGGGCACAACATTTTATAGAAATAATGTTACCTGTCTTTTTTGATAAAAGGTGTCCACGAGAAGGGGATTGGGTGAAAGGAAAATTATTCTTTGTTGGATTTCCTTCTCAAGCTGTTGATTGGTATGATGGTTGTGTAGTGTTACCACGACAGTTCAATAAATTTCCCAAGTATAAACTTTGGAGAGGTTATTGCAAAAGCCTTGCACAGCAAGCTGTATCTATGTGTGATCATCTGGCAGAGCTTTGTTACCAAAACGACATAAAGGGATGTCGCATCAATATTTTGGAAAAGTATTATACCCCGGATCACTTCAATTATTCTCACAATGACAGGAACTTAAGTATTATTCAATATTTATTTCGTTCGCTAATCAATAATTTAAAAAATGAACCATTAGAATTAGAACTTGCGGAGGTTGTGCTAAAGTTTGATTTCAAAAATCACAATAGAGAAACTTCCTGTGTAGCTATTGCAACTGCTTTAATTAAAGATGTTAATGGGAAGGAAATTACATCAACCCACAAGCATGATTTGATATTGAAAGAACACCCTGAAACTAAAAATGTAAGAGACAAATTTTAATTTCAATATATTTATGACTTGCCAAAAGAGTAAATAGCCATCATTGAAAACCTTTAATCAAAAAATAGGTCACTTGAAATATTATTATGTCATCTCAAAACTTACTCTTAAAAAGCGTCCCCCGGGGCGCTTTTTTTTTGCCCAAAAATCCCCCAACCCGCATCAAAAAAAATCGGGTCAAGTACATTTCTTGGGGAGAACTCGATAATCAAGCAAAAAGTTTTTTGAGTTGGGTTCGCAAAAACCTTTAGATTCCCATTCATCGGGGGCATAACCAGGGGGAAGCTGATTCTTCTCCACCAGATAGGTGTGTAATGTTGAAGCGATAGCGCTACCCTCTATCCGGGCCTGCTCAAAACGCTCAATTTCAAACCGGTCCAGCAAACCAGCCGGTTAAAACAAGTGCATCAATTCTTTTTCCATACCCACAAAATAACACGAAATCAGATCCGCTCCCCAAGTATTTAACTTGATCCATTTAAAGTAGGTTTAACGATCTGCGATAGCATCATTCAGCTACTCGTATTTTGAGTGGTCTTTAAACATTTTACCGATGCCTGCACACAGCTAACAGATAGCTTTGCGAACGAGCAGCTAACCAAGGCCTCAAAAGATCAGCGCACCTAATTATCTTTATTCGGATCATCCGGCAGCTGTTGCCGAACGTGCCAAATCGTGAGCATATCAATCTGAAGGGGCTTTATTTCATAAACTAACCGATAATTTCCGTGTATGATTTCTCTGATTTCAGGTCTTCGGAACTCGGGTACCATTCTGCCCGATTGTGGTGCGCAGCCAATTGCTGGCAAAGTTCAAAGGCACCCTGTGCCCATTTTACGGCGGCCTGAATATCATCCGCTGCAATGTAGTCGGTGCACGCTTCAACCCGATCCAAAAACCGTTCGGTAAAATTAGCTTCACTTTTTCAGGTGATTTTCAATACGTGCTTTGGCTTCGTCCATGGTGTATGTTATCCCTTGTTCGACCTGTTGTTTTGCTTCGAGCAGGTCCTCAAGCAGCGCCAGCTTTTTTGAGATGCGCTCAAATTCGCCTATGTCCATCAGCACCGCTGCCCCCTTGCCATGTTGCGTAAGTATGATCGGCTGTTTGTCTTTCTTCAGGCGTTTGATGAAATCAGCGGATTTCTTCCGAAACTCAGAAACCGGTTCAATATCCATTGCAGTACATTTAAAATATTTTTTGTGTACTGGAAAGGAACTAAACAAGGCTCGCACACACAACTGAAGACGGTCTGCTGCAGCACATCCTAACTTTGCAAGCGAATGAACCCGATTTCAGGCCGTTTGGCTCATTCAGCCGTCTTTCTTTTTTGGGGGAACCCCTTGCACATCACTGGGTTTCATGCTTGTGAAAAATCCCAAACCGGCGGTGCACCCCGTGCTTTTTGAGGTTAGCGCTCCCTGTCAAAGTCTCGCAGCGGGGCTTTCAGAAGTACTGCTGAACTATGGGAGATTCGGTTTGTGAACAGGAAACATGAAATAAGCTACGACTTTTGGTAATGTACTCTGAGCCATTACAAAATCCCACAAAAAAACCGCCCGTTTTTTTGAAGTCGGTTTCGTCCATGCTACCTTCCTTTAAATCCATCCACCTCACCATTCCATAAATCAATCCCACCAATACCATGAAAATCGCAGCCCTCCAAATGAACAGCCAACCTGATCTCGAACACAATCTGCGGCAGGCTTTTGAGCTGGTTGAATCTGCGGCGGGGGAGGGGTGTTCGCTGATTGGGCTGCCGGAGAATTTTGCCTGGCTGAGTGATGAGCGTTTGATGACGGATCAGGTGCGGGAGGTGAGCGCGGCTGTTTTGGAGCAGGTGCCGCAGTGGGCAAAACATTTTGGAGTTTATGTGCTGGCTGGCGGTTATCCGGTGCCGGCAGGTGGAGACTCGGGTAAGGTGTTTAACCGTGCGCAGCTTTTTGGTCCGGAAGGTCAGGTTCTGGCGACCTATGACAAGATGCACCTGTTTGACGTGATCGTTTCCGAAGAGGAGAAGTATCTGGAGTCGGGCTACGTGCAGGCGGGCGAAGCGGTGCCGGTTACAGCCCGGATTTTCGACCGGTTTGGGAAGTCATCCCCCGAAACCAAAAACAAAGCCAAAATCCAACAGGCACAAAAAAAGCCCGAAAGTTTGACCCTCGGGCTTTCCATTTGTTACGATCTGCGCTTTCCGGAGTTGTACCGGGCACTGACGCAGGCCGGGGCAGAACTGCTGTGTGTGCCCTCGGCTTTCACCCAAAAAACGGGGGAAGCGCACTGGCATACGCTGCTTCGGGCAAGGGCGATCGAAAATACGGCCTATGTGATAGCGCCGGCGCAGACCGGACTTCACGGTAAAAAAAGACAAACGTACGGTCATGCCCTGATTACCGATCCGTGGGGGCGTGTCATTGCCGAGGCGGCTGATGGCGCGAAAACCGCCGTCATAGCCGAAGTCGAGCCGCAGCTTCTTGCCGAAATCAGATCAAAGCTGCCCTGCCTTACGCACCGTCGGCTGACCTAAAGTAAGTTATGCCGAAAGGAGTGGCTTGATGGCTTCGTGTTCGCTGAGTTTAGCGACCTGCTCTTTCACAACCGGTTTCGTGAAGTAATCTATCACCATGGGGTAGCTTTCGGCCCGCTCGCGGTCCGGATTATCTACCGATGAGGTAATCATCACCACATAGAGCTTTGATTTCAGGTTTGCGGCGAGGTAGCCGTCCATAAATCCCCAGCCGTCCATAACGGGCATGTTGATATCAAGGAGGGCAAGGTAGGCGATGTCGTCTGCGTCGTTTTCGATAATGTGATCAAGCGCCAGCTTTCCGTTCAGGAATTTCTTGGCGTCATTATGAAGTCCGGCCCTTGATACAAGGGTTTTGTGCAGCATAAGGGTGATTTGATCGTCATCAATGACTAAAACTTCAAATCTCATAGGCTAAGTTTTCTGTACTGTTAGGTGATGAAACGCTCTGAGGCCGGAGGTGGAGGTCAGCTCGTGCATAATATAGATAAAGTAAGGCTGCGCAGCTTTATGGTTTTTGTTGAAGAGAAAAATTGAGACTGCCTGTAAGCCGAATTCTGTGCCCTTATGGAATAAGGGTGGTAATCATTTATCTGGGATGCCGGTCACCCGGCACCTCAAGCGGCCTACCCGGCAGCATAGCAACCGGTGGTGCATACTGCCTGCTTGGCCTTGCACCCCGTGAGGTTTACCCTGCCGCTTTAGTCGCCTAAAGCGCGGTGGGCTCTTACCCCACCATTTCACCCTTACCCCGGCAAGCCGGGGCGGTATATTTTCTGTGGCACTGTCTGTATCCGCCATGAGGCGGACCCTTCCTGTTAGGAAGCACGGAACCGGTAGGTGTTCGGACTTTCCTCCTTCTGAACAAGCAAAAGGCGATTACCCGGCAGCCTCAATAAACAGCAAAAAATAAAGAACGCTAATGTTTTCAGGATGGCTTCAGCAAAGCGAGCAGTTGCGCAATAAATGTGCTGTAGCTCGTGAGCGTTTCAAGATAAGGACTTAAACGCCTATCTTTTTCGCATTTTCGAAGAACTCAGGATCTACGACGATACGTCCGCTGTTTTCATCGATGACGATCTTGTCTTTGCGGCGAACTTCCATCTGAACCTGTGGCGGCATCATCATACCCATGCATGCGCCGTTGACCATCGGGCTTACAGCTACCCCGTTTTTAAGTCCCTTGCGGAGCCGGTTGTAGCTGCGCAGGTACCTTTGGTTGAGCGTGCTTTCAGCTTCGTCACGACGCTCCAATAATTCTTTTTCTTCCTCCTGCGTGCGGGTGATCACATCCTTGAGATTTTTTTTCATCTCTTCGAGCTCGGCTTCTTTTTCCTTGAGCTGTGCCTTGCTCACTTCAAGCTCTTCCTCTATTTCTTTGGAAAGGATTTCAATTTCCGCAATTCTGGATGTTGCATTTTCAATCAGCTGCTGCTGCGCCTCCATTTCCTTGGTCAGGGCGTCGTACTCACGGTTGTTGCGTACGGTTGACTGCTGCGTCTCGTATTTTTCGATGAGTGCGTGTGCGTCGTCTTTTTCGAGCTCAAGTTTACCATGCTCAAGCTTGAAGTCTTTGAGCTGTGCCGTATTTTTTTTGATCCGTGATTCAATACGGGCGATATCGGTCTCGTGATCTGCAATGTCTTCGGGCAGATCGCCGCGCATGCGTTTCAGTTCATCAAGTTTTGAGTCAATATACTGAAGGTTAACCAGTTGTTGTATAATGTCGCGCATAAGGTAACTTAGAGGGTTGTATGGGGATTTACTGAAACTGTGTTGCCTGATTTGGCAGGCCATCCCTGCATGGGGTTGGTGCAAACGCTTGTGCTGATGACCTGCACGTCCGGAAAAGCGGAAGCGAGTTTTTGCTGCATAGCGGCAATAATGGGGGCCTCGGTTTCATAATGACCGGCGTCAATCAGGAGGAAACCTTTGGGTACAAAAAAGTCGTGGTACTTGATGTCGGCGGTTATAAAGGCCTGTGCGCCGGATTGCTGTGCCTTGCGAATCAGAAAACTGCCGGAGCCGCCGCATACGGCAACTTTTTTTATGGCATCGGCCTCGCCTGAAAACCGGAGTCCGCTGCTGCCCAGCTTAGCTGCTACGTGATCTAAAAATGCCTGCTGCGTCATGGGCGACGTTGTTTTGCCGAGGGCACCGAAGCCGTACAGGGGGGAAGAGGATTCAAGCGCCACAATATCAAAAGAATGCGGGGCGCCGTCGAGGATTTGAAGCAGCCGGCTGCGTAATTCATTCAGCACATATACATCAGCGTTGAAGCGGGCTACGCTGATATTCATTTCCTCTTCAGACCAGCCGCAGTCCAGATCGACATTGCGGATAGCGGCTGATACCTCCGGTTTCAGCGCGGCGGGGAAACGGAAGATGACGCGTTTCATCGTCTTGTAGCTGTCGTCGAGCATGCTGATGTCCGTTAGCTCCAGGGTTTGGGCGAGCGCAAAGGAAACGCCGTCACGGGCTGCGTCGAGGTTGGTATGCGCAGCAATCACGCTGATGTTGTTCCGAATCAGGCTGTGGATAAGTGCGCCGGTTTCATCCGTCGTGACAACCCGTTTCAGTTTCGGGAAAATAAGGGGATGATGGGCGCAGATAAGCTGACAATTCCGGGCAGCAGCTTCATCAATCACGTCTGCCGTTACATCGAGGCAGCATAAAATTCCGGTTACGGGCTGATTGGGATTTCCGATGAGCAGGCCGGTATTGTCGTAGTCCTGTTTGGTAGCATTTGGGGCCCAGTGCTCGAAAAAATCGGAAATATGTCGGGTCAGCACGTTCATCAGGGCGATAGTCGCTTTCCGGTTTGATCCGCTGCTAATAAAGCGGATAGGGTGAGCGGCTGACTTTGAGAAGCAATTTTCAATCGTGCTGCGGTAATCATGCAGGTTTCAAAGAAAATGAGAATGTAATGCAGATTTGAAAAATACGACGAATTTGAGTTTAGTCCAATCTTTATATTGGTTATGTCCTTAGCCCGCATTATTCACGATGAAAAGGATTTGATTACCCGAGTGATAGTTTAAATTTAGCTTAGCCTTGCCAGCAAGAAAATTTCTTGGTGAATAATGCGGGTTAGCCCAATAAACGCAATCTGAATGTTTGCTAAACACGG
This genomic stretch from Cyclonatronum proteinivorum harbors:
- a CDS encoding HaeIII family restriction endonuclease, translated to MNGKAFEYALLFEFYERLKTITSVSIAENEPFQNAKGCFDSFIEDEQDTFRITASAAINFLIDIEPRLSNGISKEDILVLEIVSDQAGQTGDVRDVLIIRSLQKWEIGISAKNNHRAVKHSRLSLNIDFGEKWLGVPCSQNYFDEIKPIFDMLGNLKASDKSTKWTSIENMHQVVYIPILNAFRKELLRLDKENPNIVAENLVQYLIGNEDFYKVIKGNKKVEIQAYNLSGTLNLQFENVKPKARIPKLKLPSRLIEIVYQDNSTTTLLVSLNEGWQISFRIHNASSRVEPSLKFDINLVSAPHTLFTNHIFIA
- a CDS encoding type II toxin-antitoxin system RelE/ParE family toxin, coding for MVPEFRRPEIREIIHGNYRLVYEIKPLQIDMLTIWHVRQQLPDDPNKDN
- a CDS encoding type II toxin-antitoxin system Phd/YefM family antitoxin, whose product is MDIEPVSEFRKKSADFIKRLKKDKQPIILTQHGKGAAVLMDIGEFERISKKLALLEDLLEAKQQVEQGITYTMDEAKARIENHLKK
- a CDS encoding carbon-nitrogen hydrolase family protein encodes the protein MKIAALQMNSQPDLEHNLRQAFELVESAAGEGCSLIGLPENFAWLSDERLMTDQVREVSAAVLEQVPQWAKHFGVYVLAGGYPVPAGGDSGKVFNRAQLFGPEGQVLATYDKMHLFDVIVSEEEKYLESGYVQAGEAVPVTARIFDRFGKSSPETKNKAKIQQAQKKPESLTLGLSICYDLRFPELYRALTQAGAELLCVPSAFTQKTGEAHWHTLLRARAIENTAYVIAPAQTGLHGKKRQTYGHALITDPWGRVIAEAADGAKTAVIAEVEPQLLAEIRSKLPCLTHRRLT
- a CDS encoding response regulator, giving the protein MRFEVLVIDDDQITLMLHKTLVSRAGLHNDAKKFLNGKLALDHIIENDADDIAYLALLDINMPVMDGWGFMDGYLAANLKSKLYVVMITSSVDNPDRERAESYPMVIDYFTKPVVKEQVAKLSEHEAIKPLLSA
- a CDS encoding zinc ribbon domain-containing protein, yielding MRDIIQQLVNLQYIDSKLDELKRMRGDLPEDIADHETDIARIESRIKKNTAQLKDFKLEHGKLELEKDDAHALIEKYETQQSTVRNNREYDALTKEMEAQQQLIENATSRIAEIEILSKEIEEELEVSKAQLKEKEAELEEMKKNLKDVITRTQEEEKELLERRDEAESTLNQRYLRSYNRLRKGLKNGVAVSPMVNGACMGMMMPPQVQMEVRRKDKIVIDENSGRIVVDPEFFENAKKIGV
- a CDS encoding Nif3-like dinuclear metal center hexameric protein; translated protein: MNVLTRHISDFFEHWAPNATKQDYDNTGLLIGNPNQPVTGILCCLDVTADVIDEAAARNCQLICAHHPLIFPKLKRVVTTDETGALIHSLIRNNISVIAAHTNLDAARDGVSFALAQTLELTDISMLDDSYKTMKRVIFRFPAALKPEVSAAIRNVDLDCGWSEEEMNISVARFNADVYVLNELRSRLLQILDGAPHSFDIVALESSSPLYGFGALGKTTSPMTQQAFLDHVAAKLGSSGLRFSGEADAIKKVAVCGGSGSFLIRKAQQSGAQAFITADIKYHDFFVPKGFLLIDAGHYETEAPIIAAMQQKLASAFPDVQVISTSVCTNPMQGWPAKSGNTVSVNPHTTL